The sequence tttcttttcttgatatCAGGATTCTTTGATACAAACTGGTGCTGAGATTTTGTTCTATCTAGATGCAAACTCTTAAATCCGTAAGAGTTTCCTTGGATTTACAAGCAAAAGAACTTTGGcatccaaaaaagaaggaaaatctcaattttattgaaagatGAATTGTTATGTTAGTTTTACAGATTGCTGGCGTATTTATAGGCTTTAGAGAACCCATTTCTCAAGAAGAATATTCTCAAATATATCCTAATTAATATACTACCATAAGGACCCTGTTTTGACTATGTAAAtcctaaaacaattaaaaattataaaataaattttttttttcttttttaaaatcctAAAATTGCATTAGCAAATGACAACAAGTTATCCCATATTCTGTCCTACAGTCCATAAAGGCTCAACCCTGATGATGGAAAGAGTCTTGTGTCTTTGGTTCAACCCCTAGAGACCTAACTGGATGTCACTTTACTGCATGCTAGTGTTCAAGGTCTTATGGAAGGTGAAGCTCAAATATTTATCTGttctttccatttttgttttctcatttgttATCCTAGGGTCAGTGAACAGTCACTAAAGGCTTTTAGCAGTCCTAACTATTTTCATGCTGATTTCTTGCCTTTATTAGTTGGCCTGTTAAGTGCTAACAGAGATTTTATAGTTGCAtaaacatactttttttttttgctaacatGCTTAAACATACTATTTGATTGGTTAGTTAGGTGGTTGAATCATTTTGCCGCATTTCAGTCTCCTTTGCTTGTAAAAGAGATAATAGAGAGAACTTTCACTTTCAATGTACTGGATAGAGCTTTCTTGTTATCTTAATAGGTATTTAGATTTCTTTCAGACTGCAGGTGCAATTGGAGGTGCTGCTTCTTCTCTTGTCCGTGTCCCAACGGAGGTAGTTGAGTTTACTTCTTTAATCCCCATCTTCCCTTGAATCCCTTCTTGCTTTCTAGGTTTGTGATTATTAGAATTTTTCTCAGGTCGTAAAACAAAGGTTGCAAACTGGGCAATTTGCTTCAGCCCCTGATGCAGTCCGCCTCATTGTTGCCAAGGAGGGTTTTAAAGGCCTTTATGTGGTATATTATGCTCAATTTTCTAATTTAAGATCTGCAATCCCAGTCTTCATTCTAAGCTATATGGTTTTTGCTTACAAACTTCTTCTGGGGGATAACATACTATGCAGAACTATGCATGATGCTGTTAATTTATGAATTGTTTCATGCATAAATACTGACACCCCACccgcccttttttttttctttttttttgagactgTAGGGGTATGGATCCTTCTTACTGCGAGATTTGCCTTTTGATGCCATCCAGTTCTGCATCTATGAGCAGATCCGGATCGGATATAGGCTAGCGGTAAGCTTAACATATACATCCAACTGGGTCTACTCCTAGATGGATTTTCTTTGCTTGGTGGGATGGATTTTATtagacaaaataaagaaaattaaaagcatcCAAAAAGGCTAGACAAATGTGTTGCTATGGAGAACAAAAAAGATTATATAAAGTgaaaaaacctcaaaatgaAAACTTAGAGGTACAAAATTTTTGAACATTGCCCAAAATAATTAACTTCATTctattacattttcttttcccttgtgGTCTGCTAATCGGTCAGCATAGAAGTACATGATATCTATCCATAGAAGTGATTTAGTTTTACCTTTTTCTGTAGGCACGAAGAGATCTGAATGATCCTGAGAATGCAATAATTGGTGCTTTTGCTGGTAGGTATACATCCCAAAAAATTTCTGAGTTTATCTTTATGATTCTTCAGTCGTTTGTTCTTTCTGTTTGACTTGATTATTCTcatatttatttcctttttagaGTTTAGAGATAATATAAGATCTTTCTTTGTTATTCCAAAGGCCCCTGCTTTGGTGAGGTtccacatcatttaaaaaaaaaaaaaaaaaaacatctttgTCTCTTATCATGAGCTTTGAAGTAAATATAAATTCTCAAAATTGCCCAGGTTGCCAATAAATTGGTGAGGACATAAGGTCATGTTCACAGTTCACCTGtatatcccccccccccccccccccccttcgtTTTTTTCTCACCTTTAACTGCACAAACCCTAACAGCTTCCTTTACATTTTCTAGTTGGTCAATTTCCCCAATCTAGAATGGctacaaacctttttttttctttttgggataattacaaATTACCCACCTCAGGGTAGGCCCAAATTCATTTTGCTTACccatggtttaaaaaatatcacTTTACACTTAAGGTTAATTCCGTTTAACAGCTATAATCCACCTCACTCTTTTCCATTAGACAAACACTCTTAAGAcataaaacataatataaaatggATCAAAGAGCTAGGGTTTTAAGTGATGTGAACTGTGGCAAGACAATTCCAATGTTCAGAGAAACGCAATACTTCTTTGCAAGCCCAATTCCCACAATTGTACCATGAATTTATATCTGAACATTCATTAATTATGATATCCAGTTTTCTATATGAAATTGACCTTGGTTTAGTTAGTATTATTTCATCACACTATGTATTTAATGCATCAAATTAACCCTGATATGGttagtattaaataaatttatttaattaatatttacatataaaagACCCCACATAAATTTATCGCGTTGgccccaaattatgttgggccaGCCCTAGATAGAGGATTTAGGGGACCTCAAAGATAAGTTTCAATCAATTCAATGGCATACTGCTAACAGCCCATGCATCAAGAAGCCAAATGCTTTGCTAATTAATGGGGTCTTTTAACTTCATTTGAGCAAACATGGTTGGGGGAAGCCCCACCAATGTTGCGGAATATTGTGTAACATCTTATAGTTTTCTTCGTCATAATAATATTTCTATATcttacttaaaaagaaaaaatagtttgGTGTATGAAGCAGCCAACGTTTGGGTTTGGGATCGGGGTGTTTAGCTCCAACATTATTCAACTAAACGCAGCTGAaatcttttggaattttgttgaaatttatcAAGATTTGTGGAATTCTGGTTAAGTTATAGTGGGATTTTGTTGTACAGagccaaattaaaaataaaaaaataaatacagcCAAAAACAATAACTTAGTCATAAAATCAAATACAATCAAGTTTCAGACAAACATTGTTGGAGCTCTTTTGAACTGCACTGCAAACAGAGCTAGTGAAGAATCTTCCATAGATTGCAAACATTCCTTGAAAATGACTGAATTCTCAATCCCCAAGGTGAATATCTCTCTCATTGGcatcaattttctaaaaagttCAAACCCTAGAACACAATCATACCTGTGAGATACGTGTCTATAGAAATTGGATCTTCTTGCTCGTAACAATTATAAATCCCTAAATCTTGAGTGAATACAGCCcaaaaatttcaatcaaacgAATTTGGGGTCACAATCTTGGATTTCACAATGGTAAGGTAAAGTTTTTCTTGAGTTTCTTTTTGAtccattttcttttatgttttatgtcttaaaattgtttttctaatGGAAAAGAGTGAGGTGGGTTATGGCCTATGAAGCACAGGTGCGTTTCGGGAATCGGGTGCGGGTGTGGGACttggtaatttttgaaaaagtagggtgcgggtgcgggtgtgGCAGGACTCgacgattaaaaaattattaaaaatatttttatttatattttctatatatttttactattaaaatattcttaaaaaacacattactatgcCTTGATTCACAAACAAAGAAcgaagaaggcaagaaacacattACTATGCCTCTGAGGTGGGAATTTCAGCTGTTCCGGCTAGATTCAAGGCCGAATTCGGCCTATTTCGGTCCGTTTCAGCCGTTTTGGTCGCCAGCCGATACAACCCAATATGGTCAATACGGCCCGATTCTGGCCGAATCGGCCCGGTTCAGCATGAATCGAAGCCGAGTCGGCGTGAATTGAGCCGAGTTGGCGcgaattcgaaaaaaaaaaaaaaatcttagacgCGGCACTGACACGTGGGCAACCACATCGGACTCCATGTCCCGCATCAGGCTACGTCGGACTCAGGTGCGGCATCCTCCCAGTCGCGTCCATGCTTTCTAGGTTACAGTTGTCTAATGGAACTAACCTTAGGTGAGTaaagtgacattttttaaactatagGCAGGCAACGTGAATTCGGGCCTAACCTCAAGTAGGTAATTTGTAATTatcccctttttatttttggctagTAAATGGCTACAAACTTGATATCCAACTTTTGTATGACAATCTCTCAACAATCTCAAACAATCATGTTGTAGGTGCCTTATCCAGTCTTGATACATCTCtttactaatgttatttttatgAATACAAATGGACCTTTGGAATTCATTCAGAATTTGAAAGTTAgatactaaaaataatattggaaatcccttattttgtgaaaattattaCTCAAGAAAAACGCCAAGTTTGTGGTACTTGTGCACACAGCCTGAGAACTTAGGTACTTTTGTAATTACGGTTCTACTTTTCTTCAAATGATATGTGGCTTTGTTTTTCAGTTGATTGCTACTTTCCAGATAATAATTTAGATATAGCAGCCTCATCTGATTCATGTTATGCTATTTCTTCAACACCATACGAGACCACTACCCAGTGGTTGTTCTCCAGATAAGAAACTGCATGCTTGTGTTTTAAAGCACAAGAATTTTAGAATTTCAGCACAATTTACCATAGCTTAGTATTAGCAATATTAAAATCATAAAACATGGAACCTCATCTAAAGGCACCAATCAGTATCTTCTCCTATTCCATTATATAATTGGAATAAAAGAAGTCTTGatgtatttaaataaaagtCTCCTCGTGTATAAATTTTACTGATCATGCATATATGGTCTGCTCTGCTTTTAGTAAAATCTCATTTACTACAGGTGCAATAACTGGAGCTATAACTACTCCTCTGGATGTGATAAAAACAAGATTAATGATTCAGGTACTGGAAATCTGTCTCGTGATTTCTTTTCTCTGAAGGAAGTTAGTAaagagtttctctctctctgtgaaccTTTGCAGGGATCAGCAAATCAGTACAAAGGGATTTGTGATTGTGTTAGGACCATCGTGAAAGAAGAAGGAACTCATGCTCTTTTGAAGGTTTGACcaatctttttcattctttttgtgTCTCAAAATTATGATATTACAGTGGAGTAGTCGTTTCTTTTCTATTGTTACAGAGAAATTATGAAAATTCTGTTCAGATTATTCAATTGCTTTTCTTAATATGTCAGAgttactaaaaaatttattcctttAATAGAAAAACTCTGGAGATATGGAATCCCTTTGCTTTTGAAGCTTTGGCAGTTCTAAAGCCTTTATTTTCATCTTACTATTTCAGTGTTTTCCTCACTTTCTTTCTTATGCTCATCACATTGAAACTTGATCCAAATGAAATATGTAATTCATATCTTGTGTTTGACAGTGCATAGCACATGCCAGTCTTCTTCCTAATACCCTGAGTAAATATAATGCTCCCTTCATCAAAATGATATAATGGTCATCTTGTAGCTGTATGCCAAACTTTTGCAGTATAGACTAGAATGTTTGAGAGTGCTGGAACATGCCAAAGACggttttaacacattttcgccAAGATTCGGCAGAGATCAGGCCACCAAAtttatttctgatttttttcccttttttttaacctttgtagAATATTAAACCAATTATGTCATGCCATCTTAATGGAGTGAAAGGAAGAGTAAAATGAGTTATAACATGGACAAGAAAATGTTCTTTCAGATCATttacaaacaaataaatgaCGCACTTTAGTTGGACTGCTATATGTAGTTAAAAGATGTGAAATTTATGGATCTTTCCTTGAGTtgatggtgaaaaaaaaaactgtggtATATGTTACTTATTAGAAATTGAAAGTTGTATATTAGTACACTGATAACTGATCAAAACTTGAACAAAAATAGGAATTTTTGTGTATAGGAAAAGGTTGTGAAAGTTACGTAGCAGACAACTAAAATAGCTTGCAAAAATGTGATTCTTTAGGGTGGTGGTTGTTACACAACGTGTAACAGATTTTaccctactttttttttggttttctgcAGGGAATTGGGCCAAGAGTTCTGTGGATAGGAATTGGGGGTTCAATATTTTTTGGTGTTCTTGAAAGGACAAAGCAAATACTTGCCCAAAAGCGCCCACCGTCTCAAAACTCAATCCCTTTCAAAGATCAACTATAGCTCAccagttttatttatttttgtcatctTAATAGCTCTATTCACTTGCTGTTCTTTCAATGCTTTGTTTCATCTATCAAGAAAATCATTCTGCTGGATTTCACCTTTgattcagttttcagttttctatATTGGAATTGGAGCatcaaaactttaaaatcaattaGAATATTGAActtgtaaattttcttttctgtttgaattaaaattattaaataaaatataattgttcGTCAATGATGTAATTCTTTATAGAGACTTTCCCTACTCAAATAGGCTTCTCTATGTCTAAATTTATGATATCATGTGGCTCTGCatgccttcttcttttcttttctttttcttttttttttaacttgcaATCTGCAGCTCTTGTGCGTGGTTAGAGTTGCAAGgcattttgaaattattttcatgatattttattactttaagGGGGTATATGGTTTGATATCACATCAAGTTGTAATGTTACATTCTTAAAATGTTAGATTCATAGTATCACATTACAGCAATATATcattatcatgttttttttttttcttttttagaaagttttaacctatggcgtccactcctgatgataactctttatcattattATGTTTGGTATTAAGTTACACTTTCATCACATCATAGTAAtgtattgttttctttatttgattggttcctaatattccaaaaataattaacaaattttcaatgaactcccaaaaatatcattttaaataactaaacaaaaatttattttttaattcaaaaacctcaaaataatTGAacatagttttattttattttcttcccctttctcaccaaccaaaGTTAAGATCCATAAATAATGAAACAAATTCCTTGAACTTTCCCACACTTTTTCACCAACCAAACAGCTGCAATCTaccaaaaataagtaaaaacaTATTACTCCAACAAAAGCCATACCAAATTTcacataaacaaaagaaaaaacaaattgttaGAATCTTGGAGCCAATGGCTTGGGATATGAGATCTAAGATCATCTTTAGTTAGAAACTCTAATctggagagagtgagagagagaggctagGCTTTATCGGCCATGGATTACGATCAAAAGCTccaatagagagagagagagaggggctgAGTTGCTCCTTGAGTTTTAAAACTGGGAATAATATTAATTTAGCTCAAACAAGAAACTTCATCCAAGAAAAATTGCTCCTTTGAGTTTTGACCACCAGATGAACAAATGATTATTATAGATATTAAATATTTAAGCTTAACAGTACATAACACTGTCACAAAAAGTACCCTTTATATATTTGGTCATTAAACATATAATGAATGGTGCACACTATTAAACTAGAAAAGATAAACGACAGCGTTTCAGCTAGTCCACAGACAAGAAGCTAAAACGATATCGTTCCTCTTAATCTTCTCACGCGTATGCTGTTCTTTCTAAACGGTAACGTTTTGTTAAGTGACAAAGTGAAGATTGATAAACAGTGTCGTTCCCCAAGAATCTGTTGGGTTTCAAAGTTAGTTATAGCTCCAATTCTGTTAGTGTAAAAGTGGGAAAGTTTGTTCTAGTTATTAGAGGTgatttagatatatattttattcagtTGATGAGCGTCAAGATAGATAGTATATATACTTCATAACTATGAGATTATTCATTCAAGCAAGATATTTTCTGGATTTAATAAAACTCtctttgattctctctctcaaaatccCTTTTCCTCCATAGTTGTTTCTTGCTTGAACTCATTGCATTAATTGCAATTTCGAATTACATCTCCTTCACTATTAGATTGTATAGATTACAAAAATCttcatggtatcaaagctaTCGACTGTTTCAACTTCAGCTTCAATGTCTTCAACAATGGCATCCACTTCTTCAAGTTCAACAATGGCACCTTCAACTTCAACTGCTCCTTTAAATCTGA is a genomic window of Quercus lobata isolate SW786 chromosome 2, ValleyOak3.0 Primary Assembly, whole genome shotgun sequence containing:
- the LOC115975509 gene encoding S-adenosylmethionine carrier 1, chloroplastic/mitochondrial-like isoform X2, which produces MHAKSSQKDSPALDALTFKMHSSQKEPNKVASFSAGGENKPSDFLRNFYEGFIAGGFAGVVVEAALYPIDTIKTRLQAAQGGGKIILEGLYSGLAGNLAGVLPASAIFVGVYEPTKQKLLKSFPENLSAVAHLTAGAIGGAASSLVRVPTEVVKQRLQTGQFASAPDAVRLIVAKEGFKGLYVGYGSFLLRDLPFDAIQFCIYEQIRIGYRLAARRDLNDPENAIIGAFAGAITGAITTPLDVIKTRLMIQGSANQYKGICDCVRTIVKEEGTHALLKGIGPRVLWIGIGGSIFFGVLERTKQILAQKRPPSQNSIPFKDQL
- the LOC115975509 gene encoding S-adenosylmethionine carrier 1, chloroplastic/mitochondrial-like isoform X1, which translates into the protein MHAKSSQKDSPALDALTFKMHSSQKEPNKVASFSAGGENKPSDFLRNFYEGFIAGGFAGVVVEAALYPIDTIKTRLQAAQGGGKIILEGLYSGLAGNLAGVLPASAIFVGVYEPTKQKLLKSFPENLSAVAHLTAGAIGGAASSLVRVPTEVVKQRLQTGQFASAPDAVRLIVAKEGFKGLYVGYGSFLLRDLPFDAIQFCIYEQIRIGYRLAARRDLNDPENAIIGAFAGSKISFTTGAITGAITTPLDVIKTRLMIQGSANQYKGICDCVRTIVKEEGTHALLKGIGPRVLWIGIGGSIFFGVLERTKQILAQKRPPSQNSIPFKDQL